The Rhododendron vialii isolate Sample 1 chromosome 5a, ASM3025357v1 genome contains a region encoding:
- the LOC131328028 gene encoding protein RMD5 homolog: MELNTIRDSFDRVTKKQKLSTSKSLEVIDQIGHEIEQALANIHSIQGSTSPADQKSILMELKTKLNAIGPHNQLEESQKELNTNLSKYQKTLDKYFNPDISKAYRNVDYDPHILNHIIVSHFYRVGFFDVADCLITEAAEPEAVSIKSQFLELHKILKAMRARDLEPALYWTSTNRECLNRIGSNLELKFHRLQYVEILQSGTQADALNYARNHLSPFASLHMDEIRKLVGCLLWVGKLDKCPYSELFSENHWEKLAEELTRQFCSFLGQSYESPLSVAVAAGVEGLPTLLKLTNVMAVKKQEWLAMKQLPVPVDLGKEFQFHSIFVCPVSREQGNEENPPMLLPCGHVLCKQSIMKLSKSSTRTFKCPYCPHEASVAQCRQLYV; the protein is encoded by the coding sequence ATGGAGCTGAATACCATCAGAGATTCATTTGATCGAGTTACTAAGAAGCAAAAGTTGTCTACTTCCAAATCCCTGGAAGTAATAGACCAAATTGGCCATGAAATTGAACAGGCACTGGCAAATATCCACTCCATTCAAGGCTCCACCTCTCCAGCTGATCAGAAATCCATTCTCATGGAACTTAAAACCAAGCTGAATGCGATTGGCCCACACAACCAGCTAGAGGAATCCCAGAAGGAGCTAAACACAAACCTAAGCAAGTACCAGAAAACCCTTGATAAATATTTCAACCCTGACATTTCCAAAGCATACAGAAATGTTGACTACGACCCCCACATATTGAACCATATCATAGTAAGCCATTTTTACCGAGTGGGTTTCTTTGATGTCGCGGACTGCTTAATAACTGAGGCTGCAGAACCAGAGGCTGTTTCCATCAAATCACAATTTCTAGAGTTGCATAAAATATTGAAAGCTATGAGGGCTAGAGACCTTGAGCCTGCTCTCTACTGGACCTCCACCAACCGCGAATGCCTCAACCGGATCGGTTCAAATCTAGAACTGAAATTTCACAGGCTACAATATGTGGAGATTTTGCAGAGTGGGACACAAGCAGATGCGCTGAATTACGCCCGGAACCACCTTTCTCCTTTCGCTTCCCTTCACATGGACGAAATCCGGAAGCTCGTGGGTTGCCTTTTATGGGTAGGAAAGCTAGACAAATGCCCTTATTCGGAGTTATTCTCAGAAAACCATTGGGAGAAGTTGGCGGAAGAGTTGACTCGGCAGTTCTGCAGTTTCTTGGGGCAGTCCTATGAGAGCCCATTGAGTGTTGCAGTAGCCGCTGGAGTGGAAGGATTGCCAACGTTATTAAAGCTGACGAATGTCATGGCTGTTAAGAAGCAGGAGTGGTTGGCAATGAAACAACTGCCGGTGCCTGTGGATTTGGGTAAGGAGTTTCAGTTCCATTCAATATTTGTGTGTCCAGTTAGTAGGGAACAAGGGAATGAGGAGAATCCGCCTATGCTATTACCCTGCGGTCATGTTTTATGCAAGCAGTCTATTATGAAACTTTCCAAAAGCAGCACACGGACATTTAAGTGTCCATATTGTCCCCATGAGGCTTCAGTTGCACAGTGCAGGCAGCTTTATGTctga
- the LOC131328032 gene encoding phosphoglycerate mutase-like protein 1 isoform X2, with protein MSVTTKASGTTSCASLLVHRRTPALFPLSLPLLSFKIRSTTIPPSSYLPNLVLQPHQSLTLSLRCSSSLSASVSSMDCGGGPSIYPLHRCKTLHFVRHAQGVHNVEGEKNYKVYMSPEYFDAPLTPLGWQQVDNLRKHVRSCGLFERIELVITSPLLRTMQTAVGVFGGEGYTDRIDSVPLMVANAGNSDRPAISSLDCPPIVAVELCREHFGVHPCDGRRSISDYQYLFPAMDFSQVSTQLSVIFNSFRETKEELAARGMKFMDWLWTRKEKEIAIVTHSGFLVHTLNAFGNDCHPLIKKEICKRFANCELRSMIIVDKSLSGSDPSTTNYPGKIPPGPDVPSTVADEKNVEPDSGST; from the exons ATGAGCGTCACCACCAAAGCTAGTGGCACCACCAGTTGCGCTAGCCTACTAGTACATAGGCGCACACCAGCCTTATTCCCTTTGTCGTTGCCATTATTGAGCTTCAAGATCAGATCAACGACTATTCCACCTTCTTCTTATCTTCCCAATCTAGTACTACAACCACACCAATCActtactctctctcttcgttgCTCATCCTCTCTCTCCGCCTCCG TTTCAAGCATGGATTGTGGTGGAGGTCCAAGTATATATCCGCTGCACCGTTGCAAAACGCTTCACTTT GTGAGGCACGCGCAAGGAGTTCACAATGTAGAAGGAGAAAAGAACTATAAAGTATACATGTCTCCGGAATATTTTGACGCACCACTTACCCCACTGGGCTGGCAGCAG GTTGATAATTTGCGTAAGCATGTTAGATCATGTGGGCTTTTTGAGAGGATTGAATTAGTGATCACGTCCCCTCTATTAAG GACAATGCAAACAGCAGTTGGAGTATTTGGTGGAGAAGGCTATACAGACAGGATTGATTCAGTACCACTAATGGTGGCAAATGCAGGAAATAGTGATCGTCCTGCAATTTCAAGTCTGGATTGCCCACCTATCGTTGCAGTAGAGCTTTGTCGAGAACATTTT GGTGTTCATCCTTGTGATGGGAGGAGAAGCATCAGTGACTATCAGTACCTTTTTCCAGCTATGGATTTTTCACAGGTGAGCACTCAGCTTTCAGTAATATTTA ACAGCTTTAGAGAGACAAAGGAAGAACTTGCAGCTAGGGGGATGAAGTTCATGGACTG GTTGTGGACACGGAAAGAAAAGGAGATAGCAATTGTCACACATAGTGGATTCTTGGTTCACACACTAAATGCGTTTGGCAATGACTGTCACCCTTTGATTAAGAAAGAAATTTGCAAGCG TTTTGCAAATTGTGAGCTTCGGTCTATGATTATCGTGGACAAAAG CTTGTCAGGATCAGATCCCTCGACAACTAACTATCCAGGAAAGATTCCTCCTGGGCCTGATGTCCCTAGTACAGTCGCGGATGAGAAGAATGTCGAGCCTGATTCTGGATCCACATAG
- the LOC131328032 gene encoding phosphoglycerate mutase-like protein 1 isoform X3: protein MSVTTKASGTTSCASLLVHRRTPALFPLSLPLLSFKIRSTTIPPSSYLPNLVLQPHQSLTLSLRCSSSLSVSSMDCGGGPSIYPLHRCKTLHFVRHAQGVHNVEGEKNYKVYMSPEYFDAPLTPLGWQQVDNLRKHVRSCGLFERIELVITSPLLRTMQTAVGVFGGEGYTDRIDSVPLMVANAGNSDRPAISSLDCPPIVAVELCREHFGVHPCDGRRSISDYQYLFPAMDFSQIESDEDILWTDSFRETKEELAARGMKFMDWLWTRKEKEIAIVTHSGFLVHTLNAFGNDCHPLIKKEICKRFANCELRSMIIVDKSLSGSDPSTTNYPGKIPPGPDVPSTVADEKNVEPDSGST from the exons ATGAGCGTCACCACCAAAGCTAGTGGCACCACCAGTTGCGCTAGCCTACTAGTACATAGGCGCACACCAGCCTTATTCCCTTTGTCGTTGCCATTATTGAGCTTCAAGATCAGATCAACGACTATTCCACCTTCTTCTTATCTTCCCAATCTAGTACTACAACCACACCAATCActtactctctctcttcgttgCTCATCCTCTCTCTCC GTTTCAAGCATGGATTGTGGTGGAGGTCCAAGTATATATCCGCTGCACCGTTGCAAAACGCTTCACTTT GTGAGGCACGCGCAAGGAGTTCACAATGTAGAAGGAGAAAAGAACTATAAAGTATACATGTCTCCGGAATATTTTGACGCACCACTTACCCCACTGGGCTGGCAGCAG GTTGATAATTTGCGTAAGCATGTTAGATCATGTGGGCTTTTTGAGAGGATTGAATTAGTGATCACGTCCCCTCTATTAAG GACAATGCAAACAGCAGTTGGAGTATTTGGTGGAGAAGGCTATACAGACAGGATTGATTCAGTACCACTAATGGTGGCAAATGCAGGAAATAGTGATCGTCCTGCAATTTCAAGTCTGGATTGCCCACCTATCGTTGCAGTAGAGCTTTGTCGAGAACATTTT GGTGTTCATCCTTGTGATGGGAGGAGAAGCATCAGTGACTATCAGTACCTTTTTCCAGCTATGGATTTTTCACAG ATAGAAAGTGACGAGGATATATTGTGGACAGACAGCTTTAGAGAGACAAAGGAAGAACTTGCAGCTAGGGGGATGAAGTTCATGGACTG GTTGTGGACACGGAAAGAAAAGGAGATAGCAATTGTCACACATAGTGGATTCTTGGTTCACACACTAAATGCGTTTGGCAATGACTGTCACCCTTTGATTAAGAAAGAAATTTGCAAGCG TTTTGCAAATTGTGAGCTTCGGTCTATGATTATCGTGGACAAAAG CTTGTCAGGATCAGATCCCTCGACAACTAACTATCCAGGAAAGATTCCTCCTGGGCCTGATGTCCCTAGTACAGTCGCGGATGAGAAGAATGTCGAGCCTGATTCTGGATCCACATAG
- the LOC131328030 gene encoding protein trichome birefringence-like 12: MAPKFTPPLFKFLLIPTCLLIVLYSTLLPLLSPPPPKPQPSNHPIPSPCNLFNGRWETDPNRKPTYDDTCPFQRNAWNCLRNGREKMGRINSWKWVPEKCDLPRVDALGFLGLMRGKRIGFVGDSLNENFLVAFLCVLRGADLGAKKWKRKGAWKGGYFPRFNVTVAYHRAVLLAKYEWQPTQSAVSNHNGLKGIYRVDVDIPADDWADITDFYDVLVFNTGHWWGYDKFPKETPLVFYNAGRPIVPPLQMRDGLKAVLENMVPYIQKAFPRKTVKFWRLQSPRHFHGGEWNQNGSCLFNEPLEELQLDLWFDPSNNGANKEARQLNELIGEVLQGTDIQLLDFTHLSEFRADAHPAIWLGKKDAVAIWGQDCMHWCLPGVPDTWVDILSLLIRQRLETG; this comes from the exons ATGGCTCCCAAATTCACACCACCTCTCTTCAAATTCCTCCTCATCCCGACATGCCTCCTTATCGTCCTCTACTCCAccctcctccctctcctctcccctCCTCCACCCAAACCCCAACCCTCCAACCACCCAATCCCCTCCCCCTGCAACCTCTTCAACGGCCGCTGGGAAACCGACCCAAATCGAAAACCCACGTACGACGACACCTGCCCTTTCCAAAGGAACGCCTGGAACTGCCTGAGGAACGGGAGAGAGAAGATGGGTCGGATCAATTCGTGGAAATGGGTCCCCGAAAAGTGCGATTTGCCGCGGGTTGATGCGCTAGGGTTTCTGGGTTTGATGAGGGGTAAGAGGATTGGGTTCGTTGGGGACTCGTTGAATGAGAATTTCTTGGTGGCGTTTCTTTGTGTGCTTAGGGGTGCTGATTTGGGTGCGAAGAAGTGGAAGAGGAAGGGGGCTTGGAAGGGGGGTTATTTTCCCCGGTTCAATGTTACGGTGGCATACCATCGCGCTGTGTTGCTTGCGAAATACGA GTGGCAGCCAACACAGTCAGCGGTATCTAATCACAACGGGTTGAAGGGAATATATCGTGTAGATGTTGATATTCCGGCTGATGACTGGGCTGACATCACCGACTTCTACGATGTCCTTGTTTTTAATACCGGCCATTG GTGGGGTTATGACAAGTTCCCAAAAGAGACACCTCTTGTTTTCTATAACGCCGGGCGACCCATAGTTCCACCCCTTCAGATGCGGGATGGACTTAAAGCTGTCCTTGAGAATATGGTTCCTTATATCCAAAAAGCATTTCCAAGAAAGACCGTCAAGTTCTGGCGCTTGCAATCCCCAAGGCACTTTCATGGTGGCGAGTGGAATCAAAATGGTAGTTGCTTGTTCAATGAGCCCCTTGAGGAACTCCAG CTTGACTTGTGGTTTGATCCGAGCAACAATGGAGCAAACAAAGAAGCAAGACAACTGAATGAACTAATTGGAGAGGTTTTGCAAGGCACTGATATTCAATTACTTGATTTCACTCATTTGAGTGAGTTTAGAGCAGATGCCCACCCAGCAATTTGGTTGGGAAAGAAGGATGCAGTGGCAATCTGGGGTCAGGACTGCATGCACTGGTGCCTACCGGGTGTCCCAGACACATGGGTCGATATTCTGTCACTATTAATCCGTCAAAGACTAGAGACCGGGTGA
- the LOC131328032 gene encoding phosphoglycerate mutase-like protein 1 isoform X1: MSVTTKASGTTSCASLLVHRRTPALFPLSLPLLSFKIRSTTIPPSSYLPNLVLQPHQSLTLSLRCSSSLSASVSSMDCGGGPSIYPLHRCKTLHFVRHAQGVHNVEGEKNYKVYMSPEYFDAPLTPLGWQQVDNLRKHVRSCGLFERIELVITSPLLRTMQTAVGVFGGEGYTDRIDSVPLMVANAGNSDRPAISSLDCPPIVAVELCREHFGVHPCDGRRSISDYQYLFPAMDFSQIESDEDILWTDSFRETKEELAARGMKFMDWLWTRKEKEIAIVTHSGFLVHTLNAFGNDCHPLIKKEICKRFANCELRSMIIVDKSLSGSDPSTTNYPGKIPPGPDVPSTVADEKNVEPDSGST, translated from the exons ATGAGCGTCACCACCAAAGCTAGTGGCACCACCAGTTGCGCTAGCCTACTAGTACATAGGCGCACACCAGCCTTATTCCCTTTGTCGTTGCCATTATTGAGCTTCAAGATCAGATCAACGACTATTCCACCTTCTTCTTATCTTCCCAATCTAGTACTACAACCACACCAATCActtactctctctcttcgttgCTCATCCTCTCTCTCCGCCTCCG TTTCAAGCATGGATTGTGGTGGAGGTCCAAGTATATATCCGCTGCACCGTTGCAAAACGCTTCACTTT GTGAGGCACGCGCAAGGAGTTCACAATGTAGAAGGAGAAAAGAACTATAAAGTATACATGTCTCCGGAATATTTTGACGCACCACTTACCCCACTGGGCTGGCAGCAG GTTGATAATTTGCGTAAGCATGTTAGATCATGTGGGCTTTTTGAGAGGATTGAATTAGTGATCACGTCCCCTCTATTAAG GACAATGCAAACAGCAGTTGGAGTATTTGGTGGAGAAGGCTATACAGACAGGATTGATTCAGTACCACTAATGGTGGCAAATGCAGGAAATAGTGATCGTCCTGCAATTTCAAGTCTGGATTGCCCACCTATCGTTGCAGTAGAGCTTTGTCGAGAACATTTT GGTGTTCATCCTTGTGATGGGAGGAGAAGCATCAGTGACTATCAGTACCTTTTTCCAGCTATGGATTTTTCACAG ATAGAAAGTGACGAGGATATATTGTGGACAGACAGCTTTAGAGAGACAAAGGAAGAACTTGCAGCTAGGGGGATGAAGTTCATGGACTG GTTGTGGACACGGAAAGAAAAGGAGATAGCAATTGTCACACATAGTGGATTCTTGGTTCACACACTAAATGCGTTTGGCAATGACTGTCACCCTTTGATTAAGAAAGAAATTTGCAAGCG TTTTGCAAATTGTGAGCTTCGGTCTATGATTATCGTGGACAAAAG CTTGTCAGGATCAGATCCCTCGACAACTAACTATCCAGGAAAGATTCCTCCTGGGCCTGATGTCCCTAGTACAGTCGCGGATGAGAAGAATGTCGAGCCTGATTCTGGATCCACATAG